In Micromonospora sp. LH3U1, one genomic interval encodes:
- a CDS encoding MFS transporter codes for MTGLDRRPVAATEATLPRGPLAGFAAGSLGMGVWVTVPGLLLLYFLTDVLAVGPWLAGLALLLPKVFDVLLHPWVGHRADVEQTRRGDRRRLLLLGCALPIAFAAIFAVPGGLTGAPAAAWVAVFFVAGNLLFAAYQVPYLATPADLRIGYHERTRLMAFRMVVLTLGILVSGLLAPLLTGGDAATRAGYQRMGVVLAVGMLFAMLVGVTGIARLRGSAAATAPAGHGGWRALRTALRDRQFRWLVAAYLAMSTTTHLVLAGVPYYAEYELRATGLTTVLVAAFVAPALLITPAWLVVARRVGKQRALLGAQGAFAVGSLVLAVGRPAGLPVLIGAVVVLGVAFAGMQLLPFSMLPDVIRAANAGATNTGAGTYTGVWTATEATGAALGPYAYALCLAVGGFVASTAGESPVQPDAALAAVRYGFGLLPAVAMLAAVLLQRRYTLDTTARAAS; via the coding sequence ATGACCGGGCTCGACCGGCGGCCCGTGGCCGCCACCGAAGCGACACTGCCCCGTGGCCCCCTGGCGGGCTTCGCGGCCGGCTCGCTCGGCATGGGTGTCTGGGTGACCGTGCCCGGCCTGCTGCTGCTCTACTTCCTCACCGACGTGCTGGCCGTCGGGCCGTGGCTGGCCGGCCTCGCGCTGCTGCTGCCGAAGGTCTTCGACGTGCTGCTGCACCCCTGGGTGGGGCACCGCGCCGACGTCGAGCAGACCCGCCGGGGCGACCGGCGTCGACTGCTGCTGCTCGGCTGTGCCCTGCCGATCGCGTTCGCCGCGATCTTCGCGGTGCCCGGCGGCCTCACCGGGGCGCCGGCAGCCGCGTGGGTGGCGGTGTTCTTCGTCGCCGGCAACCTGCTCTTCGCCGCCTACCAGGTCCCCTACCTGGCGACCCCGGCCGACCTGCGCATCGGCTACCACGAACGCACCAGGCTGATGGCGTTCCGGATGGTCGTGCTGACCCTGGGCATCCTGGTCTCCGGGCTGCTGGCCCCACTGCTGACCGGCGGCGACGCCGCGACCCGCGCCGGTTACCAACGGATGGGCGTGGTCCTCGCCGTCGGGATGCTGTTCGCCATGCTGGTCGGTGTCACCGGCATCGCCCGGCTACGCGGATCCGCCGCGGCCACCGCACCGGCGGGGCACGGCGGGTGGCGGGCACTGCGCACGGCGCTACGCGACCGGCAGTTCCGCTGGCTGGTCGCCGCGTACCTGGCGATGTCCACCACCACCCACCTGGTGCTCGCCGGGGTGCCCTACTACGCCGAGTACGAGCTGCGGGCCACCGGCCTGACCACGGTGCTGGTGGCCGCCTTCGTCGCGCCGGCGCTGCTGATCACCCCGGCCTGGCTGGTGGTGGCCCGCCGCGTCGGCAAGCAGCGCGCGCTGCTCGGCGCACAGGGCGCGTTCGCGGTCGGCTCGCTGGTGCTGGCGGTGGGCCGCCCGGCCGGCCTGCCGGTGCTGATCGGCGCGGTGGTGGTGCTCGGCGTGGCGTTCGCCGGCATGCAACTGCTGCCGTTCTCGATGCTGCCCGACGTGATCCGCGCCGCCAACGCAGGCGCCACCAACACCGGTGCCGGTACCTACACCGGGGTGTGGACGGCCACCGAGGCCACCGGCGCGGCCCTCGGCCCGTACGCGTACGCCCTGTGCCTGGCCGTCGGTGGTTTCGTGGCCTCGACGGCCGGTGAGTCGCCGGTACAGCCGGACGCGGCGCTCGCGGCGGTCCGCTACGGCTTCGGGTTGCTGCCGGCGGTGGCGATGCTCGCGGCGGTGCTGCTGCAGCGCCGCTACACCCTCGACACGACCGCCCGGGCCGCGAGCTGA
- a CDS encoding TetR/AcrR family transcriptional regulator, translating into MTMPRRRPGRPRRDETRPTREVVLTAATALFAERGFDAVGLREVAAAAGVDVATVAHHTGTKAALYDACFARVFAAEREVLTEAAEQARSALDAGPDAARRALHELVDVFVDFLEDRPETTALWLRRWLEPRRHAELDQRYADPLYQLVADLLTAAAATGALAEPTPHITVRSLVWATHGHVVALAAGAPGARERREFRAFVHRLLDGLYGSPTT; encoded by the coding sequence ATGACCATGCCTCGACGCCGTCCGGGTCGGCCCCGTCGCGACGAGACCCGGCCAACCCGCGAGGTGGTGCTCACCGCGGCGACCGCGCTGTTCGCCGAGCGAGGCTTCGACGCCGTCGGGCTGCGGGAGGTCGCCGCCGCCGCCGGGGTCGACGTCGCCACGGTCGCGCACCACACGGGTACGAAGGCAGCGCTCTACGACGCCTGCTTCGCCCGTGTCTTCGCCGCCGAGCGGGAGGTGCTGACCGAGGCTGCCGAGCAGGCCCGCTCTGCCCTCGACGCGGGGCCGGACGCGGCGCGACGAGCCCTGCACGAGTTGGTCGACGTCTTCGTCGACTTCTTGGAGGACCGGCCGGAAACCACCGCGCTGTGGCTGCGTCGCTGGTTGGAACCGCGGCGGCACGCCGAGCTCGACCAGCGCTACGCGGACCCGTTGTACCAGCTGGTGGCGGATCTGCTCACCGCCGCGGCGGCGACCGGCGCGCTGGCGGAGCCGACCCCGCACATCACCGTACGCAGCCTGGTGTGGGCGACGCACGGTCACGTGGTGGCGCTGGCCGCGGGTGCGCCGGGCGCTCGGGAGCGGCGCGAGTTCCGGGCGTTCGTGCATCGCCTGCTGGACGGGCTCTACGGATCGCCGACCACTTGA
- a CDS encoding flavin-containing monooxygenase, whose protein sequence is MGVPPRVAVIGAGAAGLAALKALRDAAVPAVGFEASDHVGGLWVYGAPDSPAYRTLHLNTSRGRTQFADHPMPTDWPDYPDHGRVAGYLADFADRFGLGDDIRLRHSVERVTQNPAGTWTVTARGPDGSVEVTVDAVVVANGHNRVPRLPSPPHPGTCTAEQLHSHDYRGPEQLAGKRVLVVGGGNSAMDIAVDASYAATRTLLSLRRGVWVVPKYLLGRPSDTLNGALARRLPWRLRQRISQTMLTATVGSPARYGLPAPTHGFLQDHPTLSDGLLSRLTHGDVEARPGVAALDGDRVEFTDGRSDTVDLIIWCTGYRVEIPFLDPALLGGGADTLPLYRHVFHPDAPGLTFVGLMQSTGSAFPLVEAQAKLIAAQLAGRYALPDPDRQRAACRAELRAATARWGQRRPAMRVDFDVYLAELTRELAAGTRRARVTAPAGADR, encoded by the coding sequence ATGGGCGTACCACCCAGGGTGGCGGTGATCGGTGCGGGCGCGGCCGGGCTCGCCGCACTCAAGGCACTGCGCGACGCTGCCGTGCCCGCGGTCGGCTTCGAGGCGTCCGACCATGTCGGTGGCCTCTGGGTGTACGGGGCACCCGACTCGCCCGCGTACCGCACGCTGCACCTGAACACCAGCCGTGGCCGCACCCAGTTCGCCGACCACCCGATGCCCACCGACTGGCCCGACTACCCCGACCATGGCCGGGTCGCCGGCTACCTGGCCGACTTCGCCGACCGCTTCGGGCTGGGCGACGACATCCGCCTGCGGCACAGCGTCGAGCGGGTCACCCAGAACCCCGCCGGCACCTGGACGGTGACCGCTCGCGGGCCGGACGGGTCGGTCGAGGTCACCGTCGACGCCGTGGTCGTCGCCAACGGCCACAACCGGGTGCCCCGGCTGCCCAGCCCGCCGCACCCCGGCACCTGCACCGCCGAACAGCTACACAGCCACGACTACCGGGGCCCGGAGCAGTTGGCCGGCAAGCGGGTCCTGGTCGTCGGGGGCGGCAACTCCGCGATGGACATCGCGGTGGACGCCTCGTACGCCGCCACCCGCACCCTGCTGTCGCTGCGCCGGGGTGTCTGGGTGGTGCCGAAGTACCTGCTGGGTCGCCCGTCGGACACCCTCAACGGGGCGCTGGCCCGCCGGCTGCCGTGGCGACTGCGTCAACGCATCAGCCAGACCATGCTCACCGCCACCGTCGGCAGTCCCGCCCGCTACGGGCTGCCCGCGCCGACGCATGGCTTCCTACAGGACCATCCGACGCTCTCCGACGGGTTGCTGTCCCGGTTGACCCACGGCGATGTCGAGGCCCGCCCCGGCGTCGCCGCCCTCGACGGCGACCGGGTCGAGTTCACCGACGGCCGTAGCGACACCGTCGACCTGATCATCTGGTGCACCGGCTACCGGGTCGAGATCCCGTTCCTCGACCCGGCGCTGCTCGGCGGGGGCGCGGACACCCTGCCGTTGTACCGGCACGTGTTCCACCCCGACGCCCCCGGCCTGACCTTCGTCGGGCTGATGCAGTCCACCGGTTCCGCGTTTCCCCTGGTGGAGGCGCAGGCGAAGCTGATCGCCGCGCAACTCGCCGGCCGGTACGCGCTGCCGGACCCGGACCGGCAGCGGGCCGCCTGCCGCGCCGAGTTGCGGGCCGCGACCGCCCGCTGGGGTCAGCGCCGCCCGGCGATGCGCGTGGACTTCGACGTCTACCTGGCCGAGTTGACCCGGGAGTTGGCCGCCGGCACCCGCCGCGCCCGCGTCACCGCCCCGGCCGGAGCCGACCGGTGA
- a CDS encoding SDR family NAD(P)-dependent oxidoreductase yields MSALTGRRVLVTGASGTFGRHLGAALTAAGAQVVGLDLHARPDGDLPVLGCDLTDPDAVPPAVQAAVDRLGGLDLLINNAGVGGPAPAELPPDEVVRRQLEVNLLAAWRTTAAALPPLVAARGRVIFVSSRMAVLPLPLAAAYGVSKRALVAYADALRHEVGTHVGVSVVYPSMVASPIHDSTAEAGLSLQGVSRPEPVEGVVAAILRTATARRAPRDVATTARGRLEMAVGRHAPALADRLVRRTLAARLAAGDLDAAPLAAAMVRRHRDPGQ; encoded by the coding sequence GTGAGCGCGCTGACCGGCCGCCGGGTGCTGGTGACCGGGGCGAGCGGGACCTTCGGCCGACACCTCGGCGCCGCGCTGACCGCTGCCGGCGCCCAGGTGGTGGGGCTCGACCTGCACGCGCGGCCCGACGGCGACCTGCCGGTGCTCGGCTGCGACCTGACCGACCCGGACGCCGTACCACCGGCGGTGCAGGCCGCCGTCGACCGGCTCGGCGGGCTCGACCTGCTGATCAACAACGCTGGAGTCGGTGGCCCCGCCCCCGCCGAGCTGCCGCCCGACGAGGTGGTCCGGCGGCAACTGGAGGTCAACCTGCTCGCCGCGTGGCGGACCACCGCCGCGGCGCTGCCCCCGCTGGTCGCTGCCCGGGGGCGGGTGATCTTCGTGTCCAGCCGGATGGCGGTGCTGCCACTGCCCCTCGCCGCCGCGTACGGCGTCAGCAAGAGGGCACTTGTCGCCTACGCCGACGCGCTGCGTCACGAGGTGGGCACCCACGTCGGGGTGAGCGTGGTCTACCCGAGCATGGTCGCCTCACCCATCCACGACAGCACCGCTGAGGCTGGCCTGTCCCTGCAAGGCGTGTCCCGCCCCGAGCCGGTCGAGGGAGTGGTCGCGGCGATCCTGCGCACCGCCACCGCCCGGCGGGCACCCCGGGACGTGGCGACCACCGCACGAGGACGCCTGGAGATGGCGGTCGGCCGGCACGCGCCCGCGCTGGCCGACCGGCTGGTACGCCGTACCCTCGCCGCCCGGCTCGCCGCCGGTGACCTGGACGCCGCGCCGCTGGCCGCCGCGATGGTCCGCCGCCACCGCGACCCGGGACAGTGA
- a CDS encoding LysE family translocator — MVGTGALLGIALVALGLVLTPGPNMVYLVSRSVAQGRRAGLVSLLGVAAGFGVYLAAAVAGLAAVFVLVPTLYAAVKLAGAGYLLWLAWRTLRPGGRSPFTPAPLPPDPPRRLFTMGLVTNLLNPKIAILYVSLLPQFIDPARGHLAMQSLLLGLTQIAVALSVNALIVLSAGALAGFFARRPVWLRVQRWVTGTALAALAVRIAADRSRAAVATP, encoded by the coding sequence ATGGTGGGTACGGGTGCACTGCTGGGCATCGCGCTGGTGGCGTTGGGGCTGGTGCTCACGCCCGGCCCGAACATGGTCTACCTGGTGTCCCGCTCGGTGGCGCAGGGACGCCGGGCCGGCCTGGTCTCGCTGCTCGGGGTGGCAGCCGGGTTCGGCGTCTACCTGGCAGCGGCGGTCGCCGGCCTGGCCGCCGTCTTCGTCCTGGTGCCGACGCTGTACGCGGCGGTGAAGCTCGCCGGGGCCGGCTACCTGCTCTGGCTGGCCTGGCGGACGCTGCGTCCGGGCGGGCGCTCGCCGTTCACCCCCGCGCCGCTGCCGCCGGACCCGCCCCGGCGGCTGTTCACCATGGGCCTGGTCACCAACCTGCTGAACCCGAAGATCGCCATCCTCTACGTGTCGCTGCTACCGCAGTTCATCGACCCGGCGCGGGGGCACCTGGCGATGCAGAGCCTGCTGCTCGGCCTGACCCAGATCGCCGTCGCGCTGAGCGTGAACGCGTTGATCGTGCTCAGCGCCGGCGCGTTGGCCGGGTTCTTCGCCCGCCGACCGGTGTGGCTGCGGGTGCAGCGCTGGGTGACCGGGACGGCCCTCGCGGCGCTGGCCGTCCGGATCGCCGCGGACCGGTCCCGCGCGGCGGTCGCCACACCCTGA
- a CDS encoding J-domain-containing protein, protein MTEAWDAAVEAQIRGAVQRGEFDDLPGMGKPIPGRGAPYDESWWIKSFLEREALPSDLLLPTPLQLRRRIEQVPDEVRDLPTEQSVRDFVGQLNAQIVAWLRNPDGPRVVVRPVNADEVVRHWHTGRTRREVHTSATEPVTGVAPARRPRRGWWLRWRRRG, encoded by the coding sequence GTGACGGAGGCATGGGACGCGGCCGTGGAGGCGCAGATCCGGGGAGCCGTGCAACGCGGCGAGTTCGACGACCTGCCCGGCATGGGCAAGCCGATCCCCGGCCGAGGCGCGCCGTACGACGAGTCGTGGTGGATCAAGAGTTTCCTGGAGCGTGAGGCGCTGCCCAGCGATCTGCTCCTGCCCACCCCGCTGCAACTGCGCCGGCGCATCGAGCAGGTCCCTGACGAGGTCCGCGACCTGCCCACCGAGCAGTCCGTACGCGACTTCGTGGGGCAGCTGAACGCGCAGATCGTGGCCTGGCTGCGCAATCCTGACGGCCCTCGCGTCGTGGTGCGTCCCGTGAACGCCGACGAGGTGGTCCGCCACTGGCACACCGGGCGTACCCGACGCGAGGTCCACACGTCCGCCACCGAGCCGGTGACCGGGGTCGCGCCGGCCCGCCGGCCTCGCCGCGGCTGGTGGCTGCGCTGGCGCCGCCGGGGCTGA
- a CDS encoding MFS transporter, with protein MTERAATYAEVFAVREYRYLFTAYLLSLAGDQLTAVTVAYLVYSRTGSAALAAAAYASSYLAWLTGGPLLSGLADRFPRRRVMVACDLARAALIPAAALPDLPAPALVVLLFVVNLMRPPFVAARAALMPEVLDGDRYAVANGVDNIFAQVVQVVGFAVGGSLVALLSLRGALLVDAGTFLVSALLITIGVRSRPAPRPPSSPERRGRAVGLRVIFADSRLRSYVLVLWTASAFTYAAEGLMAPLARQYGGGAGTVGLLLAAAPLGMALGGVALTRLCPPAVRPRLILPLAALSAGVLAVAWLVPPLWMVLLLLVLAGAASAFAIPLNALFGRAVPTEYRGRAFGVAITGLSGLQGTAMVMAGLAADRWPATTVIGFSGLSGAVAVLAFVPLWPRRPASTPVTFEFPVEQSRTTSNAHSPTAEAGGGRR; from the coding sequence GTGACCGAGCGCGCCGCGACGTACGCCGAGGTGTTCGCGGTGCGCGAGTACCGCTACCTGTTCACGGCGTACCTGCTGTCCCTGGCAGGCGACCAGCTCACGGCCGTGACCGTGGCGTACCTCGTCTACAGCCGAACCGGCTCCGCCGCGCTCGCGGCAGCCGCCTACGCCAGTTCCTACCTGGCCTGGCTCACGGGCGGACCGCTGCTGTCCGGCCTCGCCGACCGGTTCCCCCGGCGGCGGGTCATGGTCGCGTGTGACCTTGCCCGCGCGGCGCTCATCCCGGCGGCGGCGCTGCCGGACCTCCCCGCGCCCGCCCTGGTGGTGCTTCTCTTCGTCGTCAACCTGATGCGGCCACCGTTCGTGGCCGCGCGGGCGGCGTTGATGCCGGAAGTGCTCGACGGCGACCGCTACGCGGTGGCCAACGGCGTGGACAACATCTTCGCCCAGGTCGTGCAGGTGGTCGGCTTCGCCGTCGGGGGGAGCCTGGTGGCGTTGCTGTCGCTGCGCGGTGCGCTGCTGGTGGATGCCGGCACGTTCCTGGTCTCCGCCCTTCTGATCACGATCGGCGTCCGTTCCCGCCCCGCGCCCCGACCGCCATCGAGCCCGGAACGTCGTGGCCGGGCGGTCGGCCTGCGGGTGATCTTCGCCGATTCGCGGCTGCGCTCCTACGTCCTCGTCCTCTGGACTGCCAGCGCCTTCACCTACGCCGCCGAAGGGCTGATGGCGCCGCTCGCCCGGCAGTACGGCGGCGGCGCCGGCACCGTCGGACTGTTGCTGGCGGCGGCGCCGTTGGGGATGGCCCTCGGTGGGGTCGCCCTCACCCGGCTCTGTCCACCGGCGGTCCGGCCACGACTCATCCTGCCTCTGGCCGCGTTGTCGGCCGGGGTGCTGGCGGTGGCCTGGCTCGTTCCTCCGTTGTGGATGGTGCTTTTGCTGTTGGTGTTGGCCGGCGCCGCGAGTGCTTTCGCCATCCCGCTGAACGCGTTGTTCGGCCGGGCGGTGCCCACGGAGTACCGAGGGCGCGCATTCGGGGTGGCTATCACCGGTCTGAGTGGACTCCAGGGGACGGCGATGGTCATGGCGGGTCTGGCCGCCGACCGGTGGCCGGCCACCACGGTGATCGGGTTCAGCGGATTGTCGGGCGCGGTGGCGGTCCTCGCCTTCGTGCCGCTGTGGCCGCGGCGACCTGCCTCCACGCCGGTGACGTTCGAGTTTCCGGTCGAACAAAGCCGAACGACTTCGAACGCCCACAGCCCTACCGCCGAAGCGGGCGGCGGGCGACGCTGA
- a CDS encoding GNAT family N-acetyltransferase, with protein sequence MLIESRASDTFPALILRPWCEDDLDALLAAYRDPVLHRWTRVPVTNAAEGRQWLDRTRQDWDDGRRYSFAVLEDNVDGPRLVANVVLKGATPERPAAEVGYWTASWARGRGVAPRAVTALSRWAFDRFPGLVRLDLLHQVDNVASCRVAQKSGYLFQEVLAARPPFPLDGHRHTLTAP encoded by the coding sequence ATGTTGATCGAGTCACGGGCGTCGGACACCTTTCCGGCGCTCATCCTGCGCCCCTGGTGCGAGGACGACCTGGACGCGTTGCTGGCCGCGTACCGGGATCCGGTGCTGCACCGGTGGACCCGTGTCCCGGTGACAAACGCCGCCGAGGGCCGGCAATGGCTGGATCGGACGCGGCAGGACTGGGACGACGGCCGGCGGTACAGCTTCGCCGTGCTCGAGGACAACGTGGACGGTCCACGGCTGGTCGCGAACGTGGTGCTCAAGGGGGCCACGCCCGAGCGGCCGGCGGCTGAGGTGGGCTACTGGACGGCGTCGTGGGCGCGCGGTCGCGGCGTCGCACCGCGGGCGGTCACCGCGCTCAGTCGGTGGGCGTTCGACCGGTTCCCCGGGCTGGTGCGCCTCGACCTGCTGCACCAGGTGGACAACGTCGCGTCCTGCCGGGTGGCGCAGAAGAGCGGCTACCTGTTCCAGGAGGTGTTGGCGGCCCGGCCGCCCTTCCCCCTCGACGGTCACCGACACACGCTCACTGCCCCCTGA
- a CDS encoding maleylpyruvate isomerase N-terminal domain-containing protein: MSAVTGADLLQAADEMTRVLMPHREHDWSVPAGPLRWSCWTTAAHVAHDLLAYAGQVTGRPDDGYLPYDLRVSPDASPAQVLPVVRASAGLLAAAVDTAPPDTRAWHFGPCDPAGFAAMGVAETLLHTHDITLGLGVPWQPPQGLSALVLRRLFPDAPDGAAPQVLLWMTGRGELPGRARRTSWSWRAAVD; the protein is encoded by the coding sequence ATGTCAGCGGTGACCGGCGCCGACCTGCTTCAGGCGGCCGACGAGATGACCCGGGTGCTGATGCCGCACCGTGAGCACGACTGGTCGGTGCCGGCCGGTCCGCTGAGGTGGAGCTGCTGGACCACCGCAGCGCACGTCGCGCACGACCTTCTCGCATACGCCGGCCAGGTCACCGGCCGCCCGGACGACGGCTACCTGCCGTACGACCTGCGGGTCTCCCCCGACGCGAGCCCGGCGCAGGTGCTTCCCGTGGTGCGGGCCAGCGCCGGGCTGCTCGCCGCCGCCGTCGACACCGCCCCACCGGACACACGGGCCTGGCACTTCGGTCCCTGCGACCCGGCCGGCTTCGCCGCGATGGGGGTGGCCGAGACGTTGCTCCACACCCACGACATCACCCTCGGTCTCGGCGTGCCGTGGCAACCGCCGCAAGGGCTGAGCGCGCTGGTGCTGCGGCGGCTCTTCCCGGACGCCCCGGACGGCGCCGCACCCCAGGTGCTGCTGTGGATGACCGGTCGTGGCGAGCTGCCCGGCCGGGCACGGCGCACCTCCTGGAGTTGGCGCGCCGCGGTGGACTGA
- a CDS encoding VOC family protein yields MGLPVVHFEIIGTDPQRLRTYYGALFDWQFDVGDAAAEAVSAPGTYGFVHPDTSTGGGGIPGGVGGGAGYPHRTLFYVGVPDVEVALRQAEHLGGARVSGPHSNRDGTLVVGFFTDPEGHLVGLAAAG; encoded by the coding sequence GTGGGACTGCCAGTGGTGCACTTCGAGATCATCGGGACCGATCCGCAGCGGTTGCGCACCTACTACGGCGCGCTCTTCGACTGGCAGTTCGACGTGGGGGACGCAGCAGCCGAGGCGGTATCGGCACCGGGCACCTACGGGTTCGTCCACCCCGACACGAGCACCGGCGGCGGCGGGATCCCGGGCGGTGTCGGTGGCGGCGCGGGATACCCACACCGGACGCTGTTCTACGTCGGCGTACCCGATGTGGAGGTGGCACTACGGCAAGCCGAGCATCTCGGCGGCGCCCGCGTGTCGGGACCGCATTCCAACCGTGACGGGACATTGGTGGTCGGCTTCTTCACCGACCCCGAAGGACACCTCGTCGGGCTGGCCGCCGCCGGATAG
- a CDS encoding winged helix-turn-helix transcriptional regulator, which translates to MPTSRTYGDACGIARALDVVGERWALLVVRELILGPQRFSDLRRALPGVSSNMLTDRLRELESHGVVQQRRLPPPAASVVYDLTDSGRELEPIVLALGGWGLRVPLPPAPVHLSATSVLLFLRGSLRPNPQAAVATYRFELTNQVWTVRTQDGQVHIEPGEPAHPHAGLRTDPATLNSLLDGSTSLATALTNGAANLTGDESALRWLLGAVTP; encoded by the coding sequence ATGCCGACCAGTCGCACCTACGGCGACGCCTGCGGAATCGCCCGCGCCCTCGACGTCGTCGGGGAACGGTGGGCGCTGCTCGTCGTCCGCGAACTCATCCTCGGGCCACAGCGCTTCTCCGACCTGCGCCGGGCACTGCCCGGGGTCAGCTCCAACATGCTCACCGACCGGCTGCGCGAGCTGGAAAGCCACGGCGTGGTCCAGCAGCGCCGACTGCCGCCCCCCGCGGCCTCGGTGGTGTACGACCTCACCGATTCCGGACGCGAGTTGGAGCCGATTGTGCTGGCTCTCGGCGGTTGGGGCTTACGCGTACCCCTGCCGCCGGCTCCGGTCCACCTCAGCGCGACCTCGGTGCTGCTGTTCCTGCGCGGCTCACTGCGTCCGAACCCGCAGGCCGCGGTGGCCACCTACCGGTTCGAGCTCACCAACCAGGTGTGGACCGTCCGTACCCAGGACGGCCAGGTCCACATCGAGCCCGGCGAACCAGCCCACCCCCACGCCGGCCTGCGCACCGACCCTGCGACGCTCAACTCCCTGCTCGACGGCTCCACTTCACTGGCCACCGCGCTGACCAACGGCGCGGCCAACCTCACCGGGGACGAGTCAGCCCTGCGCTGGCTCCTCGGAGCCGTCACACCCTGA
- a CDS encoding NmrA family NAD(P)-binding protein — MIVITGATGQLGSRIVDRLLERVPADTVGVSVRDVAKAAGLAERGVRVRAGDFTDPTTLRYAFEGARKILVVSPAIRGGAAVTANRTAIDAAHAAGAERVLYTSHQAASKDSLFPAQLTHAETEEYLAGLGLPFTALRNGFYASTLSLSIGAALETGQLVAPADGPVSWTAHADLAEAAAIAIAEDGALDGVTAPLTAPEMLDLAAVADVLTDITGRTIRRVVADDEEWRAAAIAQGMPAEAADFTLGIYRAARRGEFAVTDPTLETLIGRRPTSARSVLEGIASQA; from the coding sequence ATGATCGTCATCACCGGAGCCACCGGTCAGCTCGGATCCCGGATCGTCGACCGGCTGCTCGAACGGGTTCCCGCCGACACCGTGGGCGTCAGCGTGCGCGACGTCGCCAAGGCCGCGGGTCTCGCCGAGCGCGGCGTACGGGTCCGCGCCGGAGACTTCACCGACCCGACCACGTTGCGGTACGCCTTCGAGGGAGCACGCAAGATCCTTGTGGTGTCCCCCGCCATCCGTGGCGGCGCTGCGGTGACCGCGAACCGTACCGCCATCGACGCCGCTCACGCCGCCGGAGCCGAGCGCGTCCTCTACACCAGCCACCAGGCCGCGTCGAAGGATTCGCTCTTCCCCGCTCAGCTCACGCACGCCGAGACCGAGGAGTACCTGGCCGGGCTGGGTCTCCCCTTCACCGCACTGCGCAACGGCTTCTACGCGAGCACGCTCAGCTTGAGCATCGGCGCGGCACTCGAAACCGGACAGCTCGTGGCGCCTGCGGACGGGCCGGTCTCCTGGACCGCCCACGCCGACCTGGCCGAGGCCGCGGCCATCGCCATCGCCGAGGACGGCGCACTCGACGGGGTCACGGCGCCGTTGACCGCACCGGAGATGCTCGACCTCGCGGCGGTGGCCGACGTCCTCACTGACATCACGGGCCGCACTATCCGGCGTGTCGTCGCGGATGACGAGGAGTGGAGGGCGGCAGCCATCGCGCAGGGCATGCCCGCGGAAGCAGCCGACTTCACCCTCGGCATCTATCGCGCGGCTCGCCGGGGAGAGTTCGCCGTCACCGACCCGACGTTGGAGACCCTCATCGGTCGCCGTCCGACGTCCGCCCGTTCGGTGCTCGAGGGCATCGCCTCCCAGGCCTGA
- a CDS encoding TetR/AcrR family transcriptional regulator produces the protein MSATQDTASRDHVRLGIVAAASQLLREKGANAVTTRAVAQAAGVQAPTIYRLFGDKDGLIEAVAEHVMATYVSAKAVAVEAAEGDPVADLRSGWRVHVEFGLANPELYALMGTRGRGGPSPATAAGIEVLRTRVRRVAAAGLLRVDEQRAVMMIHAAGNGTVLALLATSAEQRDPGLSNAMLDAVLSGILVTAPVTPDTTVNAVAVTFATVVPDLPGLTATERALMTEWLNRSLTSPRSRSVLHPAAPAD, from the coding sequence ATGAGTGCTACGCAGGACACGGCATCCCGGGACCACGTCCGGCTCGGCATCGTCGCGGCAGCTAGCCAGCTGCTGCGCGAGAAGGGCGCGAACGCGGTGACGACGCGAGCTGTCGCCCAGGCGGCGGGCGTGCAGGCGCCCACCATCTACCGCTTGTTCGGCGACAAGGACGGGCTCATCGAGGCCGTCGCGGAACACGTCATGGCCACCTACGTCTCCGCCAAGGCGGTCGCGGTGGAAGCCGCCGAGGGCGATCCCGTCGCGGACCTGCGCTCCGGCTGGCGGGTGCACGTCGAGTTCGGGTTGGCGAACCCTGAGCTGTACGCGCTCATGGGCACTCGGGGTCGCGGCGGGCCGTCCCCGGCGACCGCCGCGGGCATCGAGGTGCTGCGCACCCGCGTACGACGAGTGGCCGCGGCCGGCCTGCTCCGCGTCGACGAGCAGCGCGCAGTCATGATGATCCACGCGGCGGGCAACGGAACCGTTCTCGCCCTACTGGCGACGTCCGCGGAGCAGCGCGACCCTGGTCTGAGTAACGCCATGTTGGATGCCGTGCTCAGCGGCATCCTCGTGACCGCCCCGGTGACACCCGACACGACCGTGAACGCGGTAGCTGTCACCTTCGCCACGGTGGTGCCCGACCTTCCGGGGCTCACCGCCACCGAACGCGCTCTCATGACGGAGTGGCTCAACCGGTCGTTGACCTCTCCGCGTAGCCGCTCGGTCCTTCACCCAGCGGCTCCAGCGGACTGA